From Virgibacillus ihumii, the proteins below share one genomic window:
- the truA gene encoding tRNA pseudouridine(38-40) synthase TruA — MTKIKCTISYDGTNFSGFQIQPRQRTVQGELEKALRRIHKGEHIRIHASGRTDTGVHAKGQMIHFKTAYQLPVNNWKMAINTLLPDDLYVHEVENADDTFHARYDVMEKEYRYYVWNEREKDVFRQHYYYQFPYRLDMNAMQRACNFLEGEHDFTTFSSAKASIKGSKIRNMYEVSCNREGSTIEFVFRGSGFLYNMVRIIVGALLDIGQGKRDSDDIAKLLMKKDRRLLGDTVPAQGLYLWKVTYK, encoded by the coding sequence ATGACAAAAATAAAATGTACAATAAGCTATGACGGAACCAACTTTTCAGGCTTTCAGATTCAGCCCCGGCAGCGCACTGTACAAGGTGAATTGGAAAAAGCACTGCGGCGGATCCATAAAGGAGAACATATTCGCATACATGCATCCGGGCGGACCGATACCGGGGTTCATGCTAAAGGTCAGATGATTCACTTTAAAACAGCTTATCAGTTGCCCGTTAATAATTGGAAAATGGCAATTAACACCCTTTTACCCGATGATTTATATGTGCATGAAGTGGAGAATGCTGACGATACATTTCACGCCCGGTATGATGTGATGGAGAAAGAATACCGGTATTATGTATGGAATGAGCGGGAAAAGGATGTTTTTAGGCAACATTATTACTATCAGTTTCCCTATCGACTCGATATGAACGCAATGCAGCGTGCGTGTAATTTTTTGGAAGGTGAGCATGACTTTACCACTTTTTCATCGGCCAAAGCCTCCATAAAAGGAAGTAAAATCCGGAATATGTATGAGGTGTCATGCAACAGGGAGGGCAGTACAATTGAATTTGTCTTCCGCGGGAGCGGCTTTTTATATAATATGGTTCGGATCATTGTCGGGGCACTGTTGGATATCGGACAGGGGAAGCGGGATTCGGATGACATTGCAAAACTGCTCATGAAAAAAGATCGTCGGCTGTTGGGGGATACTGTACCGGCACAGGGATTGTATCTTTGGAAAGTAACATATAAGTGA
- the secY gene encoding preprotein translocase subunit SecY: MFSTISNLMRVGDIRRKIIFTLLMLIIFRLGTFIPVPFTNNQAIDFMNQQNVFGFLNTFGGGALQNFSIFAMGIMPYITAAIIMQLLQMDVVPKFTEWKKQGEMGRKKIAQITRYGTVILAFIQAIAMSIGFNAMAGGSLIEDPGILKFIVIALVLTSGTTFLMWLGEQITANGVGNGISILIFAGIVAAVPNGVKQLYSQYFMNPGDDLFINIVIVAMIVLVVIAVTVGVIFIQQALRKIPIQYAKKLVNRSPVGGHSTHLPLKVNAAGVIPVIFAIAFIIAPRTVAGLFEGNEIAGTIETIFDYTQPIGMVIYVALIIAFTYFYTFVQVNPEQMAENLQKQGGYIPGIRPGKNTETYLTRVMYRLTFVGSIFLAAVSVLPIILGGLANLPQAVQIGGTSLLIVVGVALQTMKQLESQLVKRHYKGFIK, from the coding sequence ATGTTCAGTACGATCTCCAATTTAATGCGCGTAGGTGACATCAGACGGAAGATTATCTTTACCTTATTAATGTTAATCATATTCCGTCTGGGTACATTTATTCCGGTTCCATTTACAAATAATCAAGCAATTGATTTTATGAACCAGCAAAATGTATTTGGGTTTCTGAATACATTTGGGGGCGGGGCATTACAGAATTTCTCCATTTTTGCAATGGGAATCATGCCTTACATTACAGCGGCGATTATTATGCAATTGCTGCAAATGGATGTTGTACCGAAGTTCACAGAATGGAAAAAGCAAGGTGAAATGGGACGTAAGAAGATAGCTCAGATTACTCGTTACGGAACAGTTATTCTTGCGTTTATCCAGGCAATCGCAATGTCAATTGGGTTTAATGCAATGGCAGGTGGATCCTTAATTGAAGATCCGGGTATATTAAAGTTCATTGTCATTGCACTCGTACTGACAAGCGGAACCACGTTTTTGATGTGGCTTGGTGAACAAATTACGGCGAATGGTGTTGGTAACGGAATATCCATCTTGATATTTGCCGGAATTGTCGCAGCAGTACCAAACGGGGTTAAGCAGTTGTACAGTCAGTACTTCATGAATCCCGGTGATGATTTGTTCATCAACATTGTAATAGTTGCAATGATTGTACTGGTTGTTATTGCAGTAACAGTTGGTGTGATTTTCATCCAGCAGGCACTGCGGAAAATACCGATTCAATATGCAAAAAAGCTCGTTAATCGTTCCCCTGTGGGCGGACACTCGACACACTTGCCATTAAAGGTAAATGCTGCCGGAGTTATCCCGGTAATCTTTGCGATTGCATTTATTATTGCCCCACGGACGGTTGCCGGACTTTTTGAAGGTAATGAGATTGCAGGAACAATCGAAACGATCTTTGATTACACGCAACCGATCGGGATGGTTATTTACGTTGCGTTAATTATAGCTTTCACGTATTTCTACACATTCGTGCAGGTGAACCCGGAGCAGATGGCGGAGAATCTGCAGAAACAAGGCGGGTATATCCCGGGCATACGCCCCGGTAAAAACACGGAAACGTATCTGACACGTGTTATGTACCGATTGACGTTTGTAGGGTCAATATTCCTGGCAGCTGTTTCTGTTCTTCCGATTATTCTTGGTGGTCTTGCAAATCTGCCTCAAGCAGTACAAATAGGTGGTACCAGCTTACTGATTGTTGTCGGTGTGGCTCTCCAGACGATGAAACAACTGGAAAGTCAACTGGTGAAGCGTCACTACAAAGGGTTTATAAAGTAG
- the rplQ gene encoding 50S ribosomal protein L17 produces MARKLGRKTDTRMALLRNLASDLIIHERIETTEAKAKELKTVVEKMITLGKRGDLHARRQAASFLYNQEANDNENVIQKLFDDVAARYEERQGGYTRVLKLGARQGDGAKMAIIELV; encoded by the coding sequence ATGGCTCGAAAATTAGGCCGTAAGACAGATACTCGTATGGCATTGCTGCGAAACCTTGCATCTGACCTAATCATCCACGAACGGATTGAAACAACAGAAGCAAAGGCAAAAGAATTAAAAACGGTTGTAGAAAAAATGATTACGCTTGGAAAACGCGGTGATTTGCACGCACGTCGTCAGGCAGCATCATTCCTGTACAATCAGGAAGCAAATGATAATGAAAACGTAATTCAGAAACTCTTCGATGACGTTGCTGCACGCTATGAAGAAAGACAGGGCGGATATACACGTGTTCTTAAGCTGGGTGCCCGTCAAGGTGATGGAGCAAAAATGGCAATCATTGAACTAGTTTAA
- the infA gene encoding translation initiation factor IF-1 — translation MAKDDVIEVEGTVTETLPNAMFNVELENGHTVLAHVSGKIRMHFIRILPGDKVTVELSPYDLTRGRITYRYK, via the coding sequence ATGGCGAAAGATGATGTAATCGAAGTGGAAGGAACCGTTACAGAGACGTTGCCAAATGCGATGTTTAATGTAGAGCTTGAAAATGGCCATACGGTTTTGGCGCACGTATCAGGCAAAATCCGTATGCATTTCATTCGTATTTTACCAGGCGATAAGGTAACGGTAGAACTTTCCCCGTACGATTTAACCAGAGGACGAATTACGTACCGTTATAAATAG
- the rpsK gene encoding 30S ribosomal protein S11: MVRKTNTRKRRVKKNIDTGVAHIRSTFNNTIVTITDVQGNSIGWSSAGALGFKGSRKSTPFAAQMAAETAAKSAVENGMKTLEVTVKGPGAGREAAIRSLQAAGLEVTAIRDVTPVPHNGCRPPKRRRV; encoded by the coding sequence ATGGTACGTAAAACCAATACACGGAAACGTCGTGTGAAAAAGAATATAGATACCGGAGTTGCGCATATCCGTTCTACGTTTAACAACACTATTGTTACGATTACAGATGTGCAGGGTAATTCGATCGGCTGGAGTTCAGCTGGTGCACTTGGTTTTAAAGGCTCCCGTAAATCAACGCCATTTGCTGCTCAGATGGCCGCAGAAACAGCAGCTAAATCAGCTGTTGAAAATGGCATGAAAACATTGGAAGTTACCGTTAAAGGCCCTGGTGCCGGCCGCGAAGCAGCGATTCGTTCTTTGCAGGCAGCTGGTTTGGAAGTTACAGCTATTCGTGACGTAACACCAGTTCCGCATAACGGCTGCCGCCCGCCAAAACGTCGTCGCGTATAA
- the rpmJ gene encoding 50S ribosomal protein L36, with amino-acid sequence MKVRASVKPICEKCKVIKRKGKVMVICDNPKHKQKQG; translated from the coding sequence ATGAAAGTAAGAGCATCTGTAAAACCAATTTGTGAAAAATGCAAGGTAATCAAACGCAAAGGCAAAGTAATGGTGATTTGCGACAACCCGAAACACAAACAAAAACAAGGCTAA
- a CDS encoding KOW domain-containing RNA-binding protein: MSETDSIPQAGQVVRIMQGREAGQYAVVLKLIDDRFVLLADGEKRKYDRPKKKNLHHIEIMDYISPEVQNSLLETGRVTNGKLRFAIAKFVNEVVTDLKKGDQHDGER; the protein is encoded by the coding sequence TTGAGCGAAACTGATTCGATACCGCAGGCAGGTCAAGTTGTTCGCATTATGCAAGGGCGTGAGGCGGGACAATATGCAGTAGTATTGAAACTGATCGATGATCGTTTTGTCCTGCTGGCAGACGGAGAGAAACGTAAATATGATCGGCCGAAGAAAAAGAATCTTCATCATATTGAAATCATGGACTACATTTCTCCGGAAGTCCAAAACAGCCTTCTGGAAACTGGTCGTGTCACAAATGGCAAACTGCGATTTGCCATAGCAAAATTTGTCAATGAAGTTGTGACTGATTTGAAGAAGGGAGATCAACACGATGGCGAAAGATGA
- the rpsM gene encoding 30S ribosomal protein S13 yields MARIAGIDIPRDKRVVISLTYVYGVGKTTAKEILKEAGVSESTRVRDLTEDELAKIRKAIGDFTVEGDLRRETSLNIKRLIEIGSYRGIRHRRGLPVRGQKTKNNSRTRKGPRRTQANKRK; encoded by the coding sequence ATGGCACGTATTGCAGGTATTGACATTCCACGTGATAAGCGAGTAGTTATTTCACTTACCTATGTCTATGGAGTGGGAAAAACTACTGCAAAGGAAATCCTGAAAGAAGCAGGGGTATCAGAAAGTACCCGTGTTCGTGATCTGACCGAGGATGAATTGGCTAAAATCCGTAAAGCAATTGGTGACTTCACTGTTGAAGGTGATCTTCGCCGTGAAACGTCATTAAACATTAAACGTTTAATCGAAATCGGATCTTATCGGGGAATCAGACATCGTCGCGGACTGCCGGTTCGCGGCCAAAAAACAAAAAACAATTCACGTACCCGTAAAGGTCCACGCCGTACACAGGCTAACAAGAGAAAATAA
- a CDS encoding energy-coupling factor ABC transporter ATP-binding protein codes for MDITFNKVSYVYQPNTPFAHQALKDLSFSVPSGSYVAIIGHTGSGKSTLIQHLNGLVRPTSGEVTVGGFRITADEKPKNMKDLRSRVGVVFQYPEHQLFEETVEKDIAFGPENFDVPKEEISERIDEIIPEVGLSEELMQRSPFELSGGQMRRVAIAGVLATQPEILLLDEPTAGLDPRGQKEMMEMFYDMHTKQGQTTVLVTHSMEDAVKYADHVIILNNGTKYMEGTPEEVFSRKEALQKVQLDVPEMVRFLNAFEDKFGQSIPFRRQTIAEAADDIRQLLKGGGCHE; via the coding sequence ATGGACATCACATTCAACAAAGTAAGTTATGTTTATCAACCAAATACACCATTTGCCCACCAGGCACTGAAGGACTTGTCTTTTTCGGTACCATCAGGTTCATATGTTGCCATTATCGGCCACACCGGTTCGGGGAAATCGACATTGATTCAGCATTTGAATGGCCTTGTACGCCCCACATCAGGGGAAGTAACGGTCGGCGGTTTCCGCATAACCGCTGATGAAAAGCCAAAGAATATGAAGGATTTGCGCAGCCGTGTTGGTGTTGTCTTTCAATATCCGGAACACCAATTATTTGAAGAAACGGTTGAGAAAGATATAGCTTTCGGTCCGGAAAATTTTGATGTGCCAAAAGAAGAAATTAGCGAACGGATCGATGAAATCATTCCGGAAGTTGGGCTCTCGGAAGAGCTGATGCAGCGTTCGCCGTTTGAATTGAGTGGCGGACAGATGCGAAGAGTTGCGATTGCAGGGGTGCTGGCAACGCAGCCGGAGATTCTTTTGTTGGACGAGCCGACTGCCGGACTTGATCCCCGTGGCCAAAAGGAAATGATGGAAATGTTCTATGATATGCATACAAAACAGGGACAAACGACGGTTCTCGTTACCCATAGCATGGAAGATGCGGTGAAATATGCGGACCACGTGATTATTTTAAACAACGGAACAAAATATATGGAAGGAACCCCTGAGGAGGTTTTTTCGCGAAAAGAAGCCTTGCAGAAGGTTCAGTTGGATGTACCGGAAATGGTTCGTTTTTTGAATGCATTTGAGGATAAATTTGGACAGTCCATCCCCTTTAGACGGCAAACGATAGCCGAAGCGGCAGATGATATCAGGCAGCTTCTCAAAGGGGGCGGCTGCCATGAATAA
- a CDS encoding energy-coupling factor ABC transporter ATP-binding protein: MRSKLIEFRNVSFRYGEEQSWVLKNCSFEIYENESMAIIGHNGSGKSTIAKLMNGLLFPQEGEIYIGNQKLTEETIWEIRKDVGMVFQNPDNQFVGTTVQDDVAFGMENRGIPREEMVKRINETLNATGMLDYRMTEPHKLSGGQKQRVAIAGVLAIFPKVLILDEATAMLDPKGRTEIMDTISSVQNERELSLITITHDLQEVVQAERVIVMNEGEIWGEAVPRDIFARKDELREIGLDVPFIAHLSDELKKAGISVSNEPLNHEELLEDLWTSHSTK, translated from the coding sequence ATGCGAAGCAAACTAATAGAGTTCAGAAATGTATCATTCAGATATGGAGAAGAGCAGTCATGGGTGTTGAAAAACTGTTCATTTGAAATCTATGAAAATGAATCGATGGCGATTATCGGTCACAATGGTTCAGGAAAGTCAACTATTGCCAAGCTGATGAATGGTCTGCTATTTCCGCAAGAGGGCGAAATATATATTGGCAATCAGAAACTGACAGAAGAAACGATTTGGGAAATCCGTAAAGACGTGGGAATGGTTTTTCAGAATCCTGATAACCAGTTTGTGGGGACAACTGTACAAGATGATGTCGCATTTGGAATGGAAAATCGTGGTATTCCCCGGGAGGAAATGGTGAAACGGATTAACGAAACATTAAATGCAACAGGAATGCTTGATTACCGGATGACGGAGCCGCATAAACTCTCCGGCGGCCAAAAACAGCGGGTTGCGATTGCCGGTGTCCTGGCGATTTTTCCAAAAGTACTTATTTTGGATGAGGCAACTGCAATGCTGGATCCAAAAGGGCGCACGGAAATTATGGATACGATCTCCAGTGTGCAAAATGAGCGTGAACTTTCCTTGATCACGATTACACATGATCTGCAGGAAGTGGTACAGGCGGAGCGTGTGATTGTGATGAATGAAGGTGAAATATGGGGAGAAGCCGTGCCAAGGGATATTTTTGCAAGAAAGGACGAGTTGCGTGAAATTGGCCTGGATGTGCCGTTTATCGCGCATTTATCCGATGAACTTAAAAAAGCAGGTATTTCAGTATCAAATGAACCACTAAATCATGAAGAACTGCTGGAGGACTTATGGACATCACATTCAACAAAGTAA
- a CDS encoding adenylate kinase: MNLILMGLPGAGKGTQAEKINEKYNIPHISTGDMFRLAIKEGTELGTKAKSYMDQGELVPDEVTIGIVKERLGKDDCKNGFLLDGFPRTIAQAEALQSILTDMNETIDYVLHVDVPKEKLLERLTGRRICPTCGATYHVIYNPPKVEGKCDKDGAELIQREDDQEETVKNRLDVNVKQAQPLLDYYQEKGYLVKVDGDQDIDQVFQDIQSKIER; the protein is encoded by the coding sequence TTGAATTTGATATTAATGGGTCTGCCTGGTGCAGGTAAAGGCACACAGGCGGAAAAAATAAACGAAAAATATAACATCCCTCATATTTCAACTGGAGATATGTTTCGACTGGCTATAAAAGAAGGAACAGAACTTGGCACTAAAGCAAAATCCTATATGGATCAAGGCGAACTTGTTCCGGATGAGGTAACAATAGGAATTGTTAAAGAGCGCTTAGGCAAAGATGATTGTAAGAACGGATTTCTGCTTGATGGTTTTCCAAGAACGATTGCACAGGCAGAAGCCCTTCAATCTATTTTAACTGATATGAATGAAACGATTGACTATGTCCTGCATGTGGATGTACCAAAAGAAAAATTATTGGAGCGTCTAACAGGTCGTAGAATTTGTCCGACATGTGGAGCAACTTATCATGTTATCTACAACCCTCCGAAAGTGGAAGGGAAATGTGATAAGGATGGTGCTGAATTAATCCAGCGTGAAGACGATCAGGAAGAAACGGTTAAAAATCGTCTTGATGTAAATGTCAAGCAAGCTCAGCCTTTGCTGGATTATTATCAGGAAAAAGGATATCTTGTAAAGGTCGATGGCGATCAGGATATTGACCAGGTTTTTCAGGATATTCAGTCTAAAATAGAAAGATAA
- a CDS encoding energy-coupling factor transporter transmembrane component T family protein → MNNALIIGQYVPGQSLVHKLDPRTKITIIFFFVFVVFFANSVWSYGILTAFALASTFTTRIPLRFIVKGLTPIWFLIVFTFILHLIVTKQGEVLFEVFSFEIYTGALIQGFAISMRFFLLILVTSLLTLTTTPIEITDAIEEILHPLKKVKFPVHELALMMSISLRFIPTLLQETEKISKAQASRGVDFRTGTIKERVKAVVPLLVPLFVSAFKRAEELAMAMEARGYQGGEGRSKLRELKIEKRDIAIYIVFICVVAGLLWTRNY, encoded by the coding sequence ATGAATAATGCACTCATAATCGGTCAGTATGTTCCCGGCCAGTCGCTTGTCCATAAACTTGACCCGCGGACAAAAATAACGATCATTTTTTTCTTCGTGTTTGTTGTGTTTTTTGCAAATTCGGTCTGGAGCTACGGCATATTAACTGCTTTTGCCCTGGCTAGTACGTTTACGACCCGAATTCCGTTGCGTTTTATTGTCAAGGGCCTGACACCTATATGGTTCTTAATCGTATTTACTTTTATCCTGCACCTGATTGTCACAAAACAGGGTGAGGTGCTGTTTGAAGTGTTTTCATTTGAAATATATACCGGCGCACTTATTCAGGGATTCGCCATATCAATGCGCTTTTTTCTATTGATTCTTGTAACTTCGCTTCTGACGCTGACTACGACACCGATTGAAATCACAGATGCTATTGAGGAAATACTGCATCCGTTAAAAAAAGTAAAATTTCCAGTTCATGAACTGGCGCTGATGATGTCGATCTCACTACGTTTCATTCCAACACTTCTTCAGGAAACGGAAAAAATATCAAAAGCACAGGCATCGCGTGGGGTGGATTTTCGGACTGGGACAATCAAAGAGCGAGTGAAAGCGGTTGTGCCTTTGCTTGTTCCGTTATTTGTCAGTGCCTTTAAACGTGCCGAGGAGCTTGCCATGGCGATGGAAGCGCGTGGCTATCAAGGCGGGGAAGGACGGTCTAAGCTCCGTGAATTAAAAATTGAAAAACGTGATATTGCCATTTATATTGTATTTATATGTGTAGTGGCAGGTTTGTTATGGACGAGAAACTATTAA
- a CDS encoding DNA-directed RNA polymerase subunit alpha, with translation MIEIEKPRIETVEISDDAKFGKFVVEPLERGYGTTLGNSLRRILLSSLPGAAVTSVQIDGAQHEFSTIDGVVEDVTTVILNLKKLALKIYSDDEKTLEIDVQGEGKVTAADLTYDSDVEVLNPDLHLATINGQGSLHMKITAESGRGYRPSDANNHDERPIGVIPIDSIFTPVSRVTYQVENTRVGQITNYDKLTLDVWTDGSIRPEEAVSLGAKVFTEHLNIFVGLTDEAQNAEIMVEKEEDQKEKVMEMTIEELDLSVRSYNCLKRAGINTVQELSNKSEEDMMKVRNLGRKSLEEVKVKLEDLGLGLRDDD, from the coding sequence ATGATCGAAATTGAAAAGCCAAGAATCGAAACGGTTGAGATCAGCGATGATGCTAAATTTGGAAAGTTCGTCGTCGAACCGCTTGAACGTGGGTATGGGACTACTCTAGGAAACTCCTTGCGTCGTATCCTACTATCCTCACTCCCGGGTGCTGCTGTTACATCAGTTCAAATTGATGGTGCACAACATGAATTTTCAACAATCGATGGTGTTGTTGAAGATGTTACGACAGTCATTTTGAATCTGAAAAAACTCGCTCTGAAAATCTATTCTGATGATGAGAAGACACTGGAGATTGATGTGCAGGGGGAAGGAAAAGTTACGGCTGCAGATCTGACATATGATAGTGATGTAGAGGTATTGAATCCTGACCTGCATCTTGCAACCATTAATGGTCAAGGCAGTCTGCATATGAAGATTACTGCAGAGTCCGGCCGTGGGTATCGTCCATCTGATGCAAATAATCATGATGAGCGACCGATCGGTGTGATTCCAATCGACTCTATCTTTACACCAGTATCACGTGTAACATATCAGGTGGAGAATACCCGAGTAGGGCAAATTACGAACTACGATAAACTGACATTGGATGTGTGGACTGATGGAAGTATTCGTCCTGAAGAAGCTGTTTCTTTAGGTGCAAAAGTTTTCACAGAACATCTTAATATTTTTGTCGGATTAACAGATGAAGCACAAAATGCAGAAATTATGGTTGAAAAAGAAGAAGACCAAAAAGAAAAAGTAATGGAAATGACAATTGAGGAACTTGATTTATCTGTCAGATCCTATAATTGCTTAAAACGCGCCGGTATTAATACAGTACAAGAGCTTTCAAATAAATCTGAAGAAGACATGATGAAAGTTCGTAACCTGGGCCGTAAATCGCTGGAAGAAGTAAAAGTAAAACTGGAGGATTTAGGTTTAGGTCTGCGTGATGATGACTAA